From the genome of Virgibacillus siamensis, one region includes:
- a CDS encoding CynX/NimT family MFS transporter, with product MPNQDKLKSYYILLVIGIILVAFNLRPAITSVGPLLGIIRDDIGLSNWSAGILTSLPLIAFAVMSPVAPKISNRYTNERTLLLGLILLLFGISVRSISLVALLFLGTLFVGLGIAILNVLLPGVIKEKFPTKVGLMTSVYSTAMGIFAATASGLSIPFARGLNWGWQWSLFIWVIPAVFAIVLWIYLSRSNWQKHDVEMKYVPVSDNRMWKSPLAWQVACFMGFQSFLFYVTISWLPEILHAYGASMATAGWMLSFTQFIGLPASFLVPVIAGKFKSQRGIVLVMAISGICGYGGLLIGESYTTMVISTILIGVTLSGSFALALAFLGMRARNARHAAELSGMAQSLGYCLAAVGPMLIGLLYDVTHSWNIPLVTLICVSIMVMLFGMGAGRDKYVLD from the coding sequence ATGCCTAATCAGGATAAACTGAAATCGTACTACATATTGCTTGTTATAGGAATTATACTTGTTGCATTTAATTTGCGTCCGGCAATTACGTCTGTCGGGCCTTTACTTGGAATTATTCGTGACGACATCGGGCTTTCCAACTGGAGTGCAGGGATTTTGACAAGCCTGCCGCTGATTGCATTTGCAGTTATGTCACCGGTCGCACCTAAAATAAGCAACAGGTATACAAATGAACGGACACTTTTATTAGGACTTATTTTATTGCTATTTGGAATTTCAGTCCGGTCCATTTCGCTTGTAGCATTGTTATTTCTGGGAACATTGTTTGTCGGACTGGGAATTGCAATCTTAAATGTGCTATTGCCAGGCGTTATCAAGGAAAAATTCCCGACAAAAGTCGGGTTAATGACAAGTGTATATTCTACTGCCATGGGAATATTCGCTGCTACAGCATCCGGGTTAAGTATTCCGTTCGCGCGGGGACTGAATTGGGGCTGGCAATGGTCGTTATTTATTTGGGTCATACCAGCAGTATTTGCGATTGTGTTGTGGATTTATTTATCACGGTCAAATTGGCAGAAGCATGATGTGGAAATGAAATATGTGCCTGTCAGTGATAATCGGATGTGGAAATCCCCACTTGCATGGCAGGTTGCCTGTTTTATGGGGTTTCAGTCTTTTTTGTTTTACGTAACTATTTCGTGGCTTCCGGAAATTCTGCATGCGTACGGTGCGAGCATGGCAACGGCCGGATGGATGCTATCCTTTACGCAGTTTATCGGGCTTCCGGCCAGTTTTCTTGTACCGGTAATTGCGGGTAAATTCAAGTCACAGCGTGGAATTGTACTGGTAATGGCGATTTCCGGCATTTGCGGGTATGGTGGGCTGCTGATTGGTGAATCTTACACTACCATGGTGATCAGCACGATTTTAATTGGCGTTACACTTAGTGGAAGCTTTGCCTTGGCTCTCGCCTTTCTTGGTATGCGCGCACGTAATGCCAGACACGCCGCGGAGCTTTCAGGGATGGCTCAGTCCCTTGGGTATTGTCTTGCGGCGGTAGGTCCGATGCTGATTGGATTATTATATGATGTTACTCATTCCTGGAACATTCCGCTTGTTACATTAATATGTGTTTCAATTATGGTAATGCTGTTTGGAATGGGAGCAGGCCGGGACAAATACGTTCTGGACTAA
- a CDS encoding putative holin-like toxin has protein sequence MGFFEAIMMMLAFGTLLIALLRLIVEITNKK, from the coding sequence TTGGGTTTTTTCGAAGCAATTATGATGATGCTTGCGTTTGGAACGCTGCTGATTGCCTTGCTGAGGCTCATTGTCGAAATTACCAATAAAAAATAG
- the fabI gene encoding enoyl-ACP reductase FabI, with product MNSLLHDKNIVVMGVANNRSIAWGITKSLQNAGANLIFTYRQERSKKKLEKLLADNEMDAKLVVSCDVENDESIQHAFQEIGEKVGTIHGLVHSVAFANRDELTGEYANTSRDGYLMAQNISAYSLVAVTREAKKLMSEGGGIVTQTYLGAERVVPNYNVMGVAKAALEASVRYLAEDVGKYGIRVNAVSAGPIRTLSAKGVSGFNEKMSVIEEKAPLRRQIDHDQVGDATLFLLSEMARGVTGEVLHVDSGFHIVAGS from the coding sequence ATGAATTCATTGTTGCACGATAAAAATATTGTTGTCATGGGTGTGGCGAATAACCGCAGTATTGCCTGGGGGATTACGAAATCACTCCAAAATGCCGGGGCCAATCTGATTTTTACATACCGGCAGGAGCGTTCCAAGAAAAAACTGGAGAAGCTGCTGGCTGACAATGAAATGGATGCGAAGCTGGTTGTTTCCTGTGACGTAGAAAATGATGAAAGCATTCAACATGCATTCCAGGAAATTGGAGAGAAGGTTGGAACTATTCATGGCCTGGTCCATTCGGTTGCTTTTGCTAATCGCGATGAACTTACCGGTGAGTATGCAAATACATCCCGTGATGGGTATTTGATGGCACAAAACATAAGCGCATATTCGCTTGTAGCGGTTACGCGGGAAGCAAAAAAATTGATGAGCGAGGGTGGCGGCATTGTAACACAAACTTACCTTGGTGCTGAACGGGTTGTACCAAATTACAATGTGATGGGTGTTGCCAAAGCCGCTCTTGAAGCGAGTGTACGTTATCTTGCAGAAGATGTCGGCAAATATGGCATTCGCGTTAATGCTGTATCAGCCGGGCCGATCCGTACACTTTCCGCAAAAGGTGTTTCCGGGTTCAATGAAAAAATGTCAGTAATTGAAGAAAAGGCACCGCTCCGCCGGCAGATCGATCATGATCAGGTAGGGGACGCTACATTATTTCTGTTAAGTGAAATGGCGCGAGGTGTTACTGGTGAGGTATTGCATGTAGATTCCGGGTTCCATATTGTTGCAGGATCCTAA
- a CDS encoding short-chain fatty acid transporter, protein MKALTSFFDRMVQRFLPDAFLFAIILTLVVFVLGIAIMGSSPVEMVQYWGDGFWDLLAFAMQMSLIVVTGYILASTPVVRNILTKISTLANTPGQAILLVTFTAGLACLINYGFGLVVGALLAIHVARRVPTVDYRLLMASAYSGFLLWHGGLSGSIPLLIATPGHFLEDTMGIIPVTETLFSSFNIFIVLFLLVTLPFLNRFLMKSRDESINNTDASAWKTNDEETEDDMLDKSSMTPADKLENSRIISLLIGLMGLGFIVFHFAANGFDLNINIVNFIFLFLGIIFHQTPRRFLNSVTHAVKNVGGIIIQFPFYAGIMGMMVASGLSQEMSMWFVGISTEFTLPLWTFISAGIVNFFVPSGGGQWAVQGPIMIPAALEIGADTAKTAMAVAWGDAWTNMIQPFWALPLLAIAGLKVRDIMGFCVMILLYSFFPIAIGLLFF, encoded by the coding sequence TTGAAAGCATTGACCAGTTTTTTTGACAGGATGGTTCAGCGTTTCTTACCTGACGCGTTTTTATTCGCCATTATTTTAACATTGGTTGTTTTTGTTTTGGGGATTGCCATCATGGGAAGCTCTCCAGTTGAAATGGTTCAATACTGGGGTGATGGATTTTGGGATTTATTAGCTTTTGCGATGCAAATGTCACTTATTGTCGTAACCGGTTATATTCTTGCCAGCACCCCGGTTGTACGGAATATCCTTACTAAAATCAGTACACTGGCAAATACTCCGGGACAGGCAATATTACTTGTTACATTTACAGCCGGGCTTGCATGCCTTATCAACTACGGATTCGGGCTTGTTGTTGGTGCATTGCTGGCAATTCATGTGGCACGACGGGTACCGACAGTGGATTACCGGTTACTAATGGCGAGTGCATACAGTGGATTCCTGTTGTGGCATGGCGGCCTTTCCGGGTCCATTCCATTACTGATTGCAACTCCGGGACATTTTTTGGAAGATACGATGGGAATTATTCCGGTAACTGAAACATTGTTCAGCAGCTTTAATATCTTCATTGTTTTATTTTTATTGGTAACACTTCCGTTTTTGAATAGGTTTTTAATGAAATCACGTGATGAATCAATAAATAATACAGACGCTTCCGCCTGGAAAACAAATGACGAGGAAACAGAAGATGATATGCTGGATAAAAGCTCCATGACACCTGCCGACAAGCTGGAAAACAGCAGGATCATTTCGCTTTTGATTGGATTAATGGGACTTGGCTTTATTGTCTTTCATTTTGCGGCTAACGGGTTTGATTTAAATATAAATATTGTCAACTTTATCTTTTTGTTCTTGGGGATTATTTTTCACCAGACACCACGACGTTTTCTGAACAGTGTGACACATGCAGTAAAAAATGTTGGCGGGATCATTATCCAGTTCCCATTCTATGCAGGTATTATGGGCATGATGGTTGCTTCCGGTCTGTCACAGGAAATGTCAATGTGGTTTGTTGGCATTTCGACCGAATTCACCCTTCCATTATGGACATTCATCAGCGCAGGAATCGTTAATTTCTTCGTTCCATCCGGCGGGGGGCAGTGGGCAGTGCAAGGTCCAATCATGATTCCCGCTGCACTCGAAATTGGAGCGGATACTGCAAAGACAGCGATGGCTGTTGCTTGGGGTGATGCATGGACAAATATGATTCAGCCATTTTGGGCATTGCCGCTCCTTGCTATCGCGGGATTGAAAGTGCGGGACATCATGGGCTTTTGTGTCATGATTTTATTGTACAGTTTCTTCCCGATTGCAATCGGTCTATTGTTTTTCTGA
- a CDS encoding DMT family transporter, with translation MNSSVLKHKWAVWLLMLLITIIWGYAWVYMKASLKFMGPFTFSALRFGTGTVTLLLVVLLLKMKKPPKGMWKHLIIQGILQTAIVFLLVMYGMQFVGAGKSSVLLYSMPLWSSIFAVKLLGEKVNPGKMIGLTAGMLGLLTILGWDVIFVQNPQIIFGEILIVIAAVSWAGSNVYYRLQLQHLPQLQVSAYQMLFGTLGIVIATWFAEWGDSVEITGESIFYILFTGVLASALCFTVWFVILSVIDMVSATLSTLLVPVFGLFLGWWILDEKLTAGIIAGSLLIITGIAVAQLSRGKNREQLVESEAD, from the coding sequence ATGAATAGTTCCGTGTTGAAGCATAAATGGGCAGTATGGTTACTGATGCTGCTTATCACAATTATCTGGGGGTATGCATGGGTGTACATGAAAGCATCCCTTAAGTTTATGGGACCATTTACATTCTCTGCGTTACGATTTGGAACAGGGACCGTTACACTGCTGTTAGTCGTTCTGCTTCTAAAAATGAAAAAGCCTCCAAAGGGAATGTGGAAACATTTAATTATACAAGGGATTTTACAGACTGCCATTGTATTTTTATTGGTGATGTACGGTATGCAGTTTGTCGGCGCCGGGAAATCTTCCGTGTTGCTGTACTCTATGCCGCTTTGGAGCAGCATTTTTGCGGTGAAATTGTTGGGAGAAAAGGTGAACCCGGGGAAGATGATTGGTCTGACTGCCGGAATGCTTGGATTGTTGACGATTTTGGGCTGGGATGTAATTTTCGTACAGAATCCGCAAATCATTTTTGGTGAAATACTGATTGTCATTGCAGCCGTATCATGGGCAGGGTCGAATGTTTATTACCGCTTGCAACTGCAGCATTTGCCACAGTTGCAAGTTTCGGCGTATCAGATGCTTTTCGGAACGCTGGGTATTGTGATTGCCACATGGTTTGCCGAGTGGGGCGATTCAGTGGAGATAACCGGCGAAAGCATATTCTACATATTGTTTACCGGTGTTTTGGCCTCAGCATTATGTTTTACCGTATGGTTCGTAATTTTAAGTGTAATCGACATGGTAAGCGCAACCTTGTCCACATTGCTTGTCCCGGTTTTCGGTCTGTTTCTTGGCTGGTGGATTTTGGATGAGAAACTGACAGCGGGCATAATTGCAGGGTCATTGCTGATTATAACGGGTATTGCTGTTGCACAATTATCGAGAGGGAAGAACAGGGAGCAATTGGTGGAGAGTGAAGCTGATTGA
- a CDS encoding serine hydrolase domain-containing protein produces the protein MKKMAYITLSILVSTPLLTVNSITADANNLPEPAIEKPANKLVQEQAHPHFSWGNPGPSSPVLHPGSIRGAGMVAKPIHEIDAVINRMIDNDVMPGAVTFVARRGHIVQNNAYGYAALYKNDSNETMDNPIKMSEDTIFDIASLSKIFTTIAAMELYEEGKFQLNDPVAKYIPEFAQNGKEDVTIQQLMTHTSGFKPWVPLYTIGESREDRLQYVFQYPLENEPGTAYTYSDLNMITLGALVERISGKRLDEFVHEHITGPLHMTDTMYNPPKSLKNRIAATEYQPWTNRGLVWGEVHDENAWSLDGVAGHAGVFSTAKDLAILGQMILNDGRYAGERILKPKTVELLVKNQIPEFPGNEHGLGWEISQSWYMDALSGVSTIGHTGFTGTSIVINQNNETIAILLTNRVHPTRETVSTNPARRQFARKVADAIPVSIDSKDGAWFAGYGGNTNKKLTAKVDIKEDTTLSFDTWFRTENGYDLGFIEVSSDGKNWTKAGETITGNSNDWETRNVNIPAGTNYIRFRYMTDTNTNGRGWYVTNFTLENGTSPEFTSENWVKRKY, from the coding sequence ATGAAAAAAATGGCTTATATCACATTGTCGATTCTTGTATCGACGCCACTATTGACGGTAAACAGTATTACTGCTGATGCAAACAATTTACCCGAGCCTGCAATAGAAAAACCTGCAAACAAACTTGTACAAGAACAAGCCCACCCGCATTTTTCCTGGGGCAATCCCGGACCTTCATCCCCTGTATTACATCCTGGATCGATTCGAGGTGCTGGTATGGTCGCAAAGCCAATTCATGAAATCGACGCTGTTATCAATAGAATGATAGACAATGATGTCATGCCTGGCGCTGTTACGTTTGTAGCCCGCCGTGGACATATTGTTCAGAACAATGCATACGGATATGCAGCACTGTACAAAAATGACAGTAACGAAACAATGGACAATCCAATTAAAATGAGCGAGGACACTATTTTCGACATTGCTTCACTGAGTAAAATTTTTACAACAATTGCGGCTATGGAATTGTATGAAGAAGGTAAATTTCAATTGAATGATCCTGTTGCAAAATACATTCCGGAGTTCGCACAAAACGGAAAAGAAGATGTCACGATTCAGCAGTTAATGACACACACATCAGGATTCAAACCGTGGGTACCGCTTTATACCATCGGGGAGAGCCGTGAAGATCGGCTGCAGTATGTGTTCCAGTATCCGCTTGAAAATGAACCCGGAACAGCCTACACCTACAGCGATTTAAACATGATTACTTTAGGTGCCCTGGTGGAACGGATTTCCGGAAAAAGGCTGGATGAATTCGTTCATGAACATATAACCGGTCCACTCCATATGACAGACACCATGTATAACCCGCCAAAAAGCTTAAAAAATCGAATTGCAGCCACTGAATACCAGCCGTGGACGAACCGGGGACTGGTCTGGGGAGAGGTCCACGATGAAAACGCCTGGTCACTTGATGGTGTTGCCGGGCATGCCGGAGTATTCTCAACAGCAAAGGATTTGGCAATACTGGGGCAAATGATTCTAAATGATGGCCGTTATGCCGGGGAACGGATTCTTAAACCCAAAACGGTTGAACTGCTCGTAAAAAACCAAATTCCGGAATTTCCGGGAAATGAACACGGTCTCGGCTGGGAGATATCACAAAGCTGGTATATGGATGCTTTATCAGGTGTTTCAACAATCGGACATACCGGTTTTACGGGCACATCAATTGTCATCAATCAAAATAATGAAACGATAGCCATTCTGTTAACGAACCGTGTCCACCCAACACGGGAAACCGTCTCAACCAATCCGGCACGGAGACAGTTTGCCCGCAAAGTAGCTGATGCTATTCCCGTATCCATCGATTCCAAAGATGGTGCATGGTTTGCCGGATATGGAGGCAATACGAATAAAAAGCTTACTGCAAAAGTGGACATAAAAGAAGACACCACTTTATCATTCGACACTTGGTTCCGGACGGAAAACGGCTATGATCTCGGATTTATCGAAGTATCGTCTGACGGTAAAAATTGGACCAAAGCAGGTGAAACGATCACTGGCAATAGCAATGACTGGGAGACCCGTAATGTAAACATTCCAGCAGGCACAAATTATATTCGTTTCCGTTATATGACTGACACAAATACGAATGGCAGAGGCTGGTATGTGACAAATTTCACCTTAGAGAATGGGACATCTCCGGAATTCACAAGTGAGAACTGGGTAAAACGGAAATACTAA
- a CDS encoding glycoside hydrolase family 3 protein: MKRRFKISFIFITIVALSLSPFTFPTETVDAADETVTDLVLLENVPQASASVENNQVSLHALHIYDDGHFETTSEHLEWTSTNQNVAKVNDEGMVTFTGQPGRSFINVSDGIYRDRIAVDYKPDKRGHATFSGKVVKQNGNQYNIIKHAIDGMTLKEKLGQMLMPDFRKWNGENVTEMLPEIKQLVKEYHLGGVILFRENVVTTEQTAKLVNAYQRASEKYGLLLAIDQEGGIVTRLQSGTDFPGNMALGATRSTDLAHDVGQAIGEELQALGINMNLAPVLDVNNNPDNPVIGVRSFGGSPDLVAELGIAYTKGLQSTGVAATAKHFPGHGDTAVDSHLGLPEVPYGMERLMEVELFPFQKAMEANIDAIMTAHVTFPKIDDTKVISKKTGEKVLLPATLSHKVLTGLMREKMGFDGVIITDALNMGAITDHFGSVDAAIRAVKAGTDIVLMPVGLENVADGILQSIQRGEISVDRIEASVKRILTLKIKRNIIKAETAPPIEEIIENAQEVVGSEAHKQTETKAANKSVTLIKNENVLPLDASPEEKIAVVSGYFASDLYSAVKAQHENTILIEASSPLNDEQLSKLADANAVIAGTYTYNVSGRSPESPQMKMVNQLIEEVDSPVIGIGIRNPYDIMAYPEIDGYLAQYGFRDASFKATAKTLFGENNPSGLLPVTIPENDGNVLYDFGHGLSYK, from the coding sequence ATGAAAAGGCGTTTCAAGATTTCCTTTATTTTCATTACCATTGTCGCTCTTAGTTTAAGCCCGTTTACTTTCCCGACGGAAACAGTGGATGCAGCTGATGAAACAGTAACAGACCTGGTTCTTCTGGAAAATGTCCCGCAAGCTTCAGCCAGCGTGGAAAATAATCAGGTAAGCCTTCATGCATTGCACATTTATGATGATGGACATTTTGAAACAACCTCGGAACATCTTGAATGGACATCTACCAACCAAAATGTTGCGAAAGTCAATGATGAAGGGATGGTAACCTTTACCGGTCAGCCTGGCCGTTCATTCATTAACGTTTCTGACGGCATTTATCGTGATCGGATTGCTGTTGACTATAAACCGGATAAGCGGGGACATGCCACCTTTTCCGGAAAGGTCGTCAAACAGAATGGTAATCAATACAACATTATTAAACATGCCATTGATGGTATGACATTGAAAGAAAAACTCGGTCAGATGCTGATGCCTGATTTCCGTAAATGGAATGGTGAAAATGTAACTGAAATGCTGCCGGAAATTAAACAGCTTGTGAAGGAATATCATCTTGGCGGTGTCATTTTGTTTCGCGAAAACGTTGTGACAACCGAACAGACTGCAAAACTGGTAAATGCCTATCAAAGAGCTTCCGAAAAATACGGACTGTTGCTTGCGATTGATCAGGAAGGCGGAATTGTTACAAGACTGCAGTCAGGAACTGATTTTCCGGGCAATATGGCGCTTGGGGCAACCCGTTCCACTGACCTGGCACATGATGTTGGTCAGGCAATCGGCGAAGAATTACAGGCACTCGGCATTAATATGAACCTTGCACCTGTTCTTGATGTCAACAACAACCCGGATAATCCGGTTATCGGTGTCCGTTCATTTGGCGGATCACCGGACTTGGTAGCTGAACTTGGTATTGCTTATACAAAAGGACTTCAAAGCACAGGTGTTGCAGCAACTGCAAAACATTTTCCCGGACATGGTGATACAGCAGTTGACTCCCACCTTGGATTACCCGAAGTTCCATATGGCATGGAACGGCTGATGGAAGTGGAACTTTTTCCGTTTCAAAAAGCAATGGAAGCAAATATCGATGCTATTATGACAGCACATGTGACATTTCCGAAAATTGATGATACAAAAGTGATCTCCAAAAAAACCGGCGAAAAGGTATTGTTACCTGCTACCCTTTCCCACAAGGTATTAACCGGTTTAATGCGTGAGAAAATGGGGTTTGATGGAGTTATCATAACTGATGCACTGAATATGGGTGCAATCACAGATCATTTTGGATCGGTTGATGCAGCAATCCGCGCCGTTAAAGCGGGAACTGACATTGTTCTAATGCCAGTTGGTCTTGAAAATGTTGCGGATGGTATTCTTCAGTCTATTCAAAGGGGTGAGATTTCCGTTGATCGAATAGAAGCATCGGTAAAGCGAATTTTAACCTTAAAAATTAAACGAAATATTATTAAAGCAGAAACAGCACCACCAATCGAAGAAATCATTGAAAATGCACAGGAAGTCGTTGGTTCTGAGGCACATAAACAAACGGAAACCAAAGCGGCCAATAAGTCAGTAACACTTATCAAAAATGAAAATGTGCTTCCGCTTGATGCATCGCCTGAGGAGAAAATAGCTGTTGTCAGCGGGTATTTCGCCAGTGACTTGTACAGCGCCGTCAAGGCACAGCATGAGAATACAATACTTATTGAAGCTTCCAGTCCGTTAAATGATGAACAGCTTTCAAAACTTGCGGATGCAAATGCTGTTATTGCTGGAACCTATACGTACAATGTCAGTGGCAGATCACCGGAAAGCCCTCAAATGAAGATGGTAAACCAGCTGATAGAAGAAGTTGATTCACCGGTCATTGGTATTGGAATCCGGAATCCTTACGATATTATGGCTTATCCGGAAATTGACGGCTACCTGGCACAGTATGGATTCAGGGATGCCAGTTTCAAAGCCACTGCCAAAACTTTGTTTGGTGAAAACAACCCAAGCGGTCTGCTGCCTGTAACCATCCCGGAAAATGATGGAAATGTATTGTACGATTTTGGACACGGACTATCTTATAAGTAA
- a CDS encoding exo-beta-N-acetylmuramidase NamZ family protein: MRNYIVGILALLFIFGSLTAVFAHPGDNGKHKGQHKKFKLGVEVLLKDKMDLLEGKRVGLITNPTGVDKELNSVVDVLYNHPDVNLTTLYGPEHGVRGSAQAGEYVEYYIDEHTGLPVYSLYGETRKPTPEMLENVDVLLFDIQDVGTRFYTYIYTMALAMEAAEENDIQFIVLDRPNPLSGTKVQGPVLDPDYSSFVGKYPIPLRHGMTVGELAKLFNNEYGIGADLTVVEMQGWKRNMYYDETPLEFVMPSPNMPTTDTAMVYPGAALIEGTNVSEGRGTTRPFELIGAPFIDSTELASTLNDLNLPGVRFRAASFTPQFSKHSGTLSHGIQIHVTHKPSFNPVTTGLHIVKTIHDLYPEDFEFRAENSQGISFFDYLVGNGWIREAIEEGKSVEYMKNRWQDELNEFSNIREGYLLY, encoded by the coding sequence ATGCGAAACTATATTGTCGGTATTTTGGCTCTACTGTTTATATTCGGCTCATTAACGGCTGTTTTTGCTCACCCTGGTGACAATGGGAAACATAAAGGACAACATAAAAAATTCAAACTTGGAGTAGAAGTCCTGCTTAAAGACAAAATGGATTTGCTTGAAGGCAAACGGGTTGGCCTAATTACAAATCCGACCGGTGTCGATAAGGAACTGAACAGTGTTGTTGATGTTCTGTACAATCACCCTGATGTGAATCTCACTACCCTGTACGGGCCGGAACATGGGGTTCGCGGAAGTGCCCAGGCAGGCGAATATGTTGAGTATTACATTGATGAACATACCGGACTTCCTGTATACAGTCTTTATGGTGAAACCCGCAAACCGACACCTGAAATGCTTGAAAATGTGGATGTGCTCCTGTTTGACATTCAGGACGTTGGAACAAGATTTTACACGTATATTTACACAATGGCACTTGCCATGGAAGCAGCTGAAGAAAATGATATCCAGTTCATTGTTCTGGACCGCCCCAATCCATTAAGTGGAACAAAGGTACAAGGCCCTGTACTTGATCCGGATTATTCCTCCTTCGTCGGGAAATATCCAATTCCGCTCCGGCACGGTATGACTGTTGGTGAATTAGCAAAACTGTTTAACAATGAATATGGTATAGGAGCGGACTTAACAGTTGTTGAAATGCAAGGCTGGAAACGAAATATGTATTACGATGAAACGCCACTTGAATTTGTAATGCCTTCACCGAATATGCCAACTACGGACACAGCAATGGTCTATCCGGGGGCGGCGTTGATTGAAGGAACCAATGTATCAGAAGGACGCGGTACAACAAGACCATTTGAACTGATTGGCGCACCGTTTATAGACAGCACTGAACTTGCATCCACACTGAACGATTTAAACTTGCCAGGTGTCCGGTTCAGAGCTGCATCATTCACACCGCAATTTTCAAAGCATAGTGGTACATTGAGTCATGGAATCCAAATTCATGTTACACACAAACCATCGTTCAATCCGGTCACAACCGGTTTGCATATTGTAAAAACGATTCACGATTTATATCCGGAAGACTTTGAATTCCGGGCAGAAAACAGTCAAGGAATATCATTCTTTGACTACTTAGTCGGAAACGGCTGGATCAGAGAAGCGATTGAAGAAGGAAAGTCTGTGGAATATATGAAAAATCGCTGGCAAGATGAACTGAATGAGTTTAGTAATATCCGAGAAGGGTATTTACTATATTAA
- a CDS encoding tripartite tricarboxylate transporter permease has protein sequence MDVLLISITLAVLGGILFTLIGLISGSDETATMVPLTLIVILLGAPPVGVFSFFMAAVISKHLTHAAPTALMGIPGDTMMVPLLDYTETLRKLGVPHIAVRKMISGGIVGAFIAFPISLLFAQFLGQFSDFFKAYTGAIFAVAAVIIAYFSKGKWASVLLIIPFAFFIQGLNLLSIEVLGNSLAISFFLGIAIGPMFSDILIALSASARKEVTRKESQKYNLAPEIKSWSGFFPNPLKVLTLPQKAYTAVATFITSFTFTFSPTGMTALMGELVGSRIKGVYRRSTTTLSVMNGVTESTYIAETIIPLVAFGIPLSPMALGPAAALFKAPPVFSIEHNLHHIMTTWDFFIYGAIGLMIGALIAYPFVMNYSRKATVFIMKYVSQEAIIGMFIAIVSVIAFYEGGVTGILVTFTVALVGGILNRVLGVGSGVQFMIYYGSAWMMAVLIGL, from the coding sequence ATGGATGTTTTACTAATTTCCATTACGCTGGCAGTTTTAGGGGGCATTCTATTTACATTAATCGGTTTGATATCAGGGTCTGATGAAACTGCAACAATGGTTCCACTTACATTAATCGTTATTTTGTTGGGAGCCCCGCCTGTTGGTGTCTTTTCGTTCTTTATGGCAGCAGTTATTTCCAAACACTTAACACACGCCGCTCCAACGGCTTTAATGGGGATACCGGGTGATACGATGATGGTCCCATTGCTTGACTATACGGAAACACTTCGAAAGTTGGGTGTCCCGCATATAGCAGTAAGAAAGATGATTTCCGGGGGTATTGTCGGTGCTTTTATTGCCTTTCCGATTTCCCTCTTATTTGCCCAATTTCTGGGGCAGTTTTCCGATTTTTTCAAAGCGTATACAGGGGCGATTTTTGCAGTTGCAGCTGTCATTATTGCCTACTTCTCAAAAGGGAAATGGGCAAGTGTACTTTTGATTATTCCTTTTGCTTTTTTCATCCAGGGCTTAAATCTGTTAAGTATAGAGGTGCTGGGAAATAGTCTTGCTATCAGTTTCTTTCTGGGGATTGCGATTGGACCAATGTTTTCCGATATTTTAATAGCTTTATCTGCAAGCGCCAGAAAAGAGGTTACGCGAAAGGAATCGCAGAAATACAACCTTGCCCCTGAAATAAAATCATGGTCCGGTTTCTTTCCGAATCCACTAAAGGTTTTAACGCTGCCGCAAAAAGCGTATACTGCAGTCGCTACATTTATAACTTCATTTACGTTTACATTCAGCCCGACAGGAATGACGGCTCTAATGGGGGAACTGGTCGGGTCACGTATTAAAGGGGTCTATAGAAGGTCGACTACAACACTTTCTGTTATGAACGGTGTTACAGAGTCTACGTACATAGCCGAAACCATTATTCCACTGGTTGCGTTCGGAATTCCGTTAAGCCCGATGGCATTAGGTCCGGCAGCTGCATTATTTAAAGCTCCGCCTGTATTTTCAATTGAACATAATTTGCACCACATTATGACAACATGGGATTTTTTCATTTACGGTGCAATTGGTCTCATGATTGGCGCATTGATAGCATATCCTTTTGTGATGAACTATTCACGCAAAGCTACTGTTTTTATTATGAAATATGTAAGTCAGGAAGCAATTATTGGAATGTTTATTGCCATTGTCAGCGTTATTGCCTTTTACGAGGGCGGAGTTACAGGAATTTTAGTAACATTTACGGTAGCCTTAGTTGGGGGAATATTAAATCGTGTTCTCGGAGTCGGATCAGGGGTGCAATTTATGATTTACTATGGTTCTGCATGGATGATGGCTGTATTAATAGGTCTATAA